TGGTCGATCAGCGACCTCGACACCTTCTGGCAGAAGGTCTGGGACTACTGCGGCCTGGTTTGTGACACCCCTGCCCGGCAAGTGCTGGGCAAGCGGGAAATGCCGGGAGCCGAGTGGTTTCCCGGCATGAAGCTGAACTTTGCCGCCAATTTGCTGCGGCTGGCCGATGGCGACCACGCTAACCGCGAGGCGGTGGTGGCCTACTGCGAAACCCGGCCGGTCCTACGTAGGACCTACGCTGAACTCAAAGCCGATGTCGGGGCCCTGGAAGCCTTCCTGCGCAGCAAGGGCATCCAGAAGGGCGACCGGGTGGCGGGCGTCGTCACCAACGGCTACGAAGCGCTCGTCGGCATGCTGGCGGCCACCAGCCTGGGCGCCATCTGGAGTTCCGCCTCGCCGGATTTCGGGATCGGCGCCATCAACGACCGCTTTGGCCAGATTGAGCCTTCGGCACTGATCGTGGTGAACGGCTATGGCTATGGCGGCAAGGTCTTCGCCCGCCAGAACGACTTTGCCGAGCTGATCGCCGGGCTGCCGTCCCTGAAGACCGTGGTCAGTATCGCGCAGTTGCCCGATGACGCACCGGTTCCCGGTGACCTGGTCACCACCTGGGACGACGCCCTGGCAGCCGGCCAGGGCCGGGCCCCCTCATTCACCCCGATGGATCCGGACCACCCGGTGTACATCCTCTACTCCTCCGGCACCACCGGCAAACCCAAGTGTATTGTGCATGGCACCGCCGGCCTGCTGGTCAATCACGCCAAGGAGCTGATGCTGCATGGTGATGTCGGCCCCGAAGACCGCTTCCTGTACTTCACCACCTGTGGCTGGATGATGTGGAACTGGCAGGCCTCCGCCCTGCTGACCGGTGCCGCCGTTATTACCGTAGACGGCTCCCCGGGTTATCCCAGCCTGAGTTTTCTCTGGGACACCGTGGCCGAAGAAAAGGTCACCCATTTCGGCACCAGCGCCCGCTTCATCGCCGGCTGCCGCAAGGCGGAACTGCAGCCAGCGAAAACGTTGGACCAGCG
The nucleotide sequence above comes from Marinobacter gudaonensis. Encoded proteins:
- a CDS encoding acetoacetate--CoA ligase, whose amino-acid sequence is MSNQQQSPVVWSPSEATLTQSRMGRFKAWLEQQGYGPFADYHVLHQWSISDLDTFWQKVWDYCGLVCDTPARQVLGKREMPGAEWFPGMKLNFAANLLRLADGDHANREAVVAYCETRPVLRRTYAELKADVGALEAFLRSKGIQKGDRVAGVVTNGYEALVGMLAATSLGAIWSSASPDFGIGAINDRFGQIEPSALIVVNGYGYGGKVFARQNDFAELIAGLPSLKTVVSIAQLPDDAPVPGDLVTTWDDALAAGQGRAPSFTPMDPDHPVYILYSSGTTGKPKCIVHGTAGLLVNHAKELMLHGDVGPEDRFLYFTTCGWMMWNWQASALLTGAAVITVDGSPGYPSLSFLWDTVAEEKVTHFGTSARFIAGCRKAELQPAKTLDQRALRVVFSTGSPLLPEDYDWIYSDGAPNALLGSIAGGTDICGCFVGSTPLLPVRRGEIQCRFLGVDAVAYGDDGQPVKEGRGELVCRQPLPSMPVSFWQDPGNERYKDAYFNTFPGVWAHGDFIEFTEHGGAIIYGRSDATLNPGGVRIGTAEIYRQVETVAEVKDSLVVGRQIDGDVEVVLLVVPAEGQAITDDLLKQLKTRIREGASPRHVPRHIVQVNDIPYTRSGKKVELAVARLINGSKKADNRDALGNPEALDHIRERLAEAGLLPA